In a genomic window of Neoarius graeffei isolate fNeoGra1 chromosome 13, fNeoGra1.pri, whole genome shotgun sequence:
- the fkbpl gene encoding FK506-binding protein-like isoform X1, translated as MVTSYTALSTISRSLYKSFMATETNTEEQVMSETSWISVSPSGLWEVHRRWKGERKRGDDTPLLGSICKIRVRLKNSTEVNIQPLSSNETEPAVSDGPVQVTEYPRSQESVLQVPLDTWMMLRMGEGQCDIIEGCLEGMRAGETCEFTVRPHQQHLKMASSDIHAAQLERTGEEKQVKSECFSLQLHSFTPGKESWQMLPAEKWIWVLSHKQRGSQRFSKGDIWGAMHSYCCAVKLLITLKGQTRGKDGVPNVDGSRACDKERDFETQAVNRETETKSTRIQTEAEYRTMKAELHSNLSLCQLRLGQPAKAKDSSSKATALDPANIKAWYRFGQACLQLEDFVEARQAFGKVLELQPSSASAQNALKQVNAKAKEFDSKLGQRLSKMFT; from the exons ATGGTGACTAGCTACACAGCTTTATCAACTATTAGTAG GTCTCTTTATAAATCATTTATGGCCACGGAAACTAATACAGAAGAACAAGTGATGAGTGAAACCTCATGGATATCAGTGAGTCCTAGTGGTCTTTGGGAGGTACACAGAAGGTGGAAGGGGGAAAGAAAGCGAGGAGACGACACTCCTCTATTAGGGTCTATATGCAAAATCAGAGTGCGTCTCAAGAACTCCACAGAAGTTAATATCCAGCCTCTGAGTTCGAATGAAACCGAGCCGGCAGTGAGTGACGGTCCTGTGCAGGTTACAGAGTATCCTCGCTCACAGGAGTCAGTGCTGCAGGTTCCACTGGACACGTGGATGATGCTGCGTATGGGAGAGGGACAGTGTGACATTATAGAGGGCTGTTTGGAGGGAATGAGGGCTGGAGAAACCTGTGAG TTCACAGTAAGGCCTCATCAACAGCATCTGAAAATGGCATCCAGTGATATTCATGCTGCCCAGTTAGAGAGAACAGGAGAGGAGAAACAGGTGAAAAGTGAGTGTTTTTCTCTGCAGCTCCACTCCTTCACTCCAGGGAAGGAGTCCTGGCAGATGCTCCCTGCAGAGAAGTGGATCTGGGTGCTGTCTCATAAGCAGCGAGGCAGCCAGCGGTTCAGCAAGGGAGACATTTGGGGAGCAATGCATTCTTACTGTTGTGCTGTTAAGCTGCTCATCACTTTAAAAGGACAAACCAGAGGGAAAGATGGGGTTCCGAACGTTGATGGAAGCAGGGCCTGTGATAAGGAAAGGGACTTTGAAACACAAGCAGTAAATAGAGAGACAGAAACCAAAAGCACTCGCATCCAAACTGAAGCGGAGTATAGAACTATGAAAGCTGAACTCCACTCTAATCTTTCACTGTGCCAACTCAGGCTTGGCCAGCCAGCAAAAGCCAAGGACAGCAGCAGCAAAGCCACTGCACTGGATCCAGCGAACATTAAAGCCTGGTATCGCTTTGGCCAGGCCTGCCTGCAGTTGGAAGACTTTGTAGAAGCACGCCAAGCTTTTGGCAAAGTCTTAGAACTCCAACCAAGTTCTGCCTCTGCCCAAAATGCCTTGAAACAAGTAAATGCAAAAGCAAAAGAGTTTGATAGTAAGCTTGGACAAAGGCTAAGCAAAATGTTTACCT
- the fkbpl gene encoding FK506-binding protein-like isoform X2, which yields MATETNTEEQVMSETSWISVSPSGLWEVHRRWKGERKRGDDTPLLGSICKIRVRLKNSTEVNIQPLSSNETEPAVSDGPVQVTEYPRSQESVLQVPLDTWMMLRMGEGQCDIIEGCLEGMRAGETCEFTVRPHQQHLKMASSDIHAAQLERTGEEKQVKSECFSLQLHSFTPGKESWQMLPAEKWIWVLSHKQRGSQRFSKGDIWGAMHSYCCAVKLLITLKGQTRGKDGVPNVDGSRACDKERDFETQAVNRETETKSTRIQTEAEYRTMKAELHSNLSLCQLRLGQPAKAKDSSSKATALDPANIKAWYRFGQACLQLEDFVEARQAFGKVLELQPSSASAQNALKQVNAKAKEFDSKLGQRLSKMFT from the exons ATGGCCACGGAAACTAATACAGAAGAACAAGTGATGAGTGAAACCTCATGGATATCAGTGAGTCCTAGTGGTCTTTGGGAGGTACACAGAAGGTGGAAGGGGGAAAGAAAGCGAGGAGACGACACTCCTCTATTAGGGTCTATATGCAAAATCAGAGTGCGTCTCAAGAACTCCACAGAAGTTAATATCCAGCCTCTGAGTTCGAATGAAACCGAGCCGGCAGTGAGTGACGGTCCTGTGCAGGTTACAGAGTATCCTCGCTCACAGGAGTCAGTGCTGCAGGTTCCACTGGACACGTGGATGATGCTGCGTATGGGAGAGGGACAGTGTGACATTATAGAGGGCTGTTTGGAGGGAATGAGGGCTGGAGAAACCTGTGAG TTCACAGTAAGGCCTCATCAACAGCATCTGAAAATGGCATCCAGTGATATTCATGCTGCCCAGTTAGAGAGAACAGGAGAGGAGAAACAGGTGAAAAGTGAGTGTTTTTCTCTGCAGCTCCACTCCTTCACTCCAGGGAAGGAGTCCTGGCAGATGCTCCCTGCAGAGAAGTGGATCTGGGTGCTGTCTCATAAGCAGCGAGGCAGCCAGCGGTTCAGCAAGGGAGACATTTGGGGAGCAATGCATTCTTACTGTTGTGCTGTTAAGCTGCTCATCACTTTAAAAGGACAAACCAGAGGGAAAGATGGGGTTCCGAACGTTGATGGAAGCAGGGCCTGTGATAAGGAAAGGGACTTTGAAACACAAGCAGTAAATAGAGAGACAGAAACCAAAAGCACTCGCATCCAAACTGAAGCGGAGTATAGAACTATGAAAGCTGAACTCCACTCTAATCTTTCACTGTGCCAACTCAGGCTTGGCCAGCCAGCAAAAGCCAAGGACAGCAGCAGCAAAGCCACTGCACTGGATCCAGCGAACATTAAAGCCTGGTATCGCTTTGGCCAGGCCTGCCTGCAGTTGGAAGACTTTGTAGAAGCACGCCAAGCTTTTGGCAAAGTCTTAGAACTCCAACCAAGTTCTGCCTCTGCCCAAAATGCCTTGAAACAAGTAAATGCAAAAGCAAAAGAGTTTGATAGTAAGCTTGGACAAAGGCTAAGCAAAATGTTTACCT